Proteins encoded in a region of the Stieleria neptunia genome:
- a CDS encoding glycosyltransferase: MNSSPHRRLAILSAPGSRGDVNPMLAIGTELKRRGYDVAISLAEPYADLAEAAGLEPHPLMDRQAFDTMLADPAMWTLLRGMRRVIGGVAAAYLQPLFDLIRSLHRPGRTVLVSHPLDFSARIFRDLDPTTPLVDVHLAPVMLRTPEQPARLTPWRFEPTRHRRTFRLAYWLGDKILLDPLLAGPINRIRRQHGLAPVRRIMHRWWLSPDRVLACYPEWFAPSTIDAIPQLRHVGFPLSDGPLSDGDLSDGPDQPLDLPTDRPLVFTAGSANWHTREFFLRAGEACVKLDRPGLLLGGNPDCFPPSLPPGVRTQGYVPLGKLLPHCSAIVHHGGIGTTSQALRAGVPQIIRPLAFDQFDNADRVAALGCGVCLHRDRDLAGKLAFVLNDVGTAESTRRIRDRFGGSSAPQLAADEIDAVLTGRIAQV, encoded by the coding sequence TTGAACAGCTCCCCCCATCGCCGGCTGGCCATCCTCTCCGCCCCCGGCTCGCGCGGCGATGTCAATCCGATGCTCGCGATCGGGACGGAGCTTAAACGCCGTGGCTACGATGTCGCGATCTCGTTGGCCGAACCGTACGCCGATCTCGCCGAAGCGGCCGGTTTAGAACCGCATCCCTTGATGGATCGCCAAGCGTTCGACACGATGCTCGCCGATCCGGCGATGTGGACGCTGCTGCGTGGCATGCGGCGAGTGATCGGTGGCGTTGCGGCGGCGTATTTGCAGCCACTTTTCGATCTGATCCGATCGCTGCACCGCCCGGGGCGAACGGTGTTGGTCTCGCACCCGCTGGATTTTTCCGCGCGGATCTTTCGTGATCTGGATCCGACGACGCCGCTGGTCGACGTGCACCTGGCACCGGTCATGTTGCGAACGCCCGAGCAACCCGCGCGTTTGACGCCATGGCGATTTGAACCGACGCGCCATCGCCGCACCTTTCGACTGGCCTATTGGTTGGGCGACAAGATCCTCTTGGACCCACTGCTGGCCGGTCCGATCAATCGCATTCGGCGGCAACACGGTCTTGCCCCCGTGCGGCGGATCATGCATCGCTGGTGGCTGTCGCCCGACCGGGTGCTGGCCTGCTATCCGGAATGGTTCGCGCCGTCGACGATCGACGCGATCCCGCAATTGCGCCACGTGGGATTTCCCCTCTCCGATGGACCACTGTCTGATGGGGACCTGTCCGATGGCCCCGATCAACCGCTCGATCTGCCGACGGACCGGCCGCTCGTGTTCACCGCCGGTTCGGCCAACTGGCACACGCGTGAGTTCTTTCTGCGTGCTGGCGAGGCGTGCGTGAAACTCGACCGGCCCGGCTTGTTGCTCGGTGGCAATCCCGATTGTTTTCCCCCATCACTGCCGCCCGGTGTTCGCACGCAAGGCTACGTGCCGTTGGGCAAGTTGTTGCCGCACTGCAGTGCCATCGTGCACCACGGCGGGATCGGCACAACCTCACAGGCCTTGCGCGCCGGGGTGCCGCAAATCATTCGCCCGCTGGCGTTCGACCAGTTCGACAACGCCGATCGGGTGGCAGCACTGGGGTGCGGCGTTTGCTTGCATCGCGATCGTGACCTTGCCGGCAAGCTGGCATTTGTCCTAAACGATGTCGGTACGGCGGAATCGACGCGACGGATTCGAGATCGATTTGGTGGTTCGTCCGCCCCACAGCTTGCGGCGGACGAGATTGATGCCGTCCTGACCGGCAGAATCGCGCAGGTTTGA
- a CDS encoding sigma 54-interacting transcriptional regulator, translated as MVAYLAVETGPEKGRHYPLDPERPMHVGRGSTCEIMLSDPVCSRFHAVVFYEDDRWQVRDTGSRNGTLVNSQKIDTAQIADQCVLTIGGTELRFIDPSSDSGELDDAFQTIVQDVSLIDTKSTDDPMRDVAHAGYLFDLYLLSLSMLRLENPDEVIDSVLKLLRDRTSADAVGLSFDSGDGRQRPHKVEPADEVDKVKVSRAILRRVVGGGEAIWVNDKRSQDTDLQEKLPAKSVWSDAIYVPLDTNEANIGILHLYRNRPSFNEIDFELSIAAARLLAVGLDRALQHDQLRVEAKQIAKRNADTDELIGESPVMLRLKEKIARVAAANGCVLVRGESGCGKELVARAVHRSSKRAKRPMLTVNCAAIPAELIESQLFGHKKGSFTGADSDHEGWFQQAHTGTLFLDEIGELTLEGQAKLLRILEGHPFLPVGGTQEVHVDVRVIAATNRDLAEFVREKRFREDLFYRLSVFELLLPPLRERGDDLDLLIDHFLEHFRLQHGRAQLKLSDAARARMHQYMWPGNIRQLRNVIDSAIVMADDVEIQPDDLGLRDAGISRLDTFRIDEWEKRLIVKALERTAGSVPEAAKLLGISRATAYRKITEYEIDR; from the coding sequence ATGGTCGCGTACTTAGCGGTCGAAACCGGGCCCGAGAAGGGCCGCCATTACCCCTTGGACCCCGAGCGGCCGATGCACGTTGGGCGCGGGTCGACCTGTGAGATCATGTTGTCCGATCCGGTCTGTAGCCGGTTTCACGCCGTCGTGTTCTATGAGGACGACCGCTGGCAGGTCCGGGACACGGGCAGCCGGAACGGGACGTTGGTCAACAGCCAAAAGATCGATACGGCCCAGATCGCCGACCAGTGTGTGCTGACCATCGGCGGCACGGAGCTGCGTTTCATCGATCCGTCGTCCGACAGTGGCGAGCTGGACGATGCGTTTCAGACGATCGTCCAAGACGTTTCGTTGATCGATACCAAGTCGACCGATGACCCGATGCGCGACGTTGCCCACGCCGGGTATTTGTTCGATCTGTATCTGCTCAGTCTGTCGATGCTGCGGTTGGAGAATCCCGACGAAGTGATCGACTCGGTGCTCAAATTGCTGCGTGACCGAACCAGTGCCGACGCCGTGGGGCTTTCCTTTGACAGCGGCGACGGTCGGCAACGTCCGCACAAGGTCGAACCCGCCGATGAAGTCGACAAAGTCAAAGTCAGCCGGGCGATCTTGCGTCGTGTCGTCGGCGGCGGTGAAGCCATCTGGGTCAATGACAAACGATCGCAAGACACCGACTTGCAGGAAAAACTGCCGGCGAAGTCCGTTTGGTCCGATGCGATCTACGTTCCGCTGGACACCAATGAAGCGAACATCGGCATTCTGCACCTGTACCGCAACCGTCCGTCTTTCAATGAAATCGACTTCGAATTGTCGATCGCCGCGGCCCGCTTGTTGGCCGTCGGATTGGATCGCGCGTTGCAGCACGACCAGTTGCGCGTCGAAGCCAAACAGATCGCGAAGCGGAACGCCGACACGGATGAGTTGATCGGCGAAAGCCCCGTGATGCTGCGGCTGAAAGAAAAGATTGCTCGCGTCGCCGCGGCCAACGGATGCGTTTTGGTGCGGGGTGAAAGCGGTTGCGGAAAGGAACTGGTCGCCCGCGCCGTCCATCGCAGCAGCAAACGGGCGAAGCGACCGATGTTGACCGTCAACTGTGCGGCGATTCCCGCCGAGCTGATCGAAAGCCAACTGTTCGGACACAAAAAAGGATCCTTCACCGGCGCCGACAGCGACCACGAAGGCTGGTTCCAACAAGCCCACACCGGCACGCTGTTTCTCGATGAGATCGGTGAACTGACGTTGGAAGGACAAGCCAAACTGTTGCGGATCCTCGAAGGCCATCCGTTCTTGCCCGTCGGCGGAACCCAGGAAGTCCACGTCGATGTTCGCGTGATCGCGGCGACCAATCGTGATCTGGCCGAATTCGTTCGCGAGAAACGTTTCCGCGAAGATCTGTTTTATCGATTGAGTGTTTTTGAATTGCTGTTGCCCCCGTTGCGCGAACGTGGCGACGATTTGGATCTGCTGATCGACCATTTTCTGGAACACTTTCGGCTGCAACATGGTCGTGCCCAGCTGAAACTTTCCGACGCCGCTCGCGCGCGGATGCACCAGTACATGTGGCCGGGGAATATCCGACAATTGCGCAACGTCATCGACAGCGCGATCGTGATGGCCGACGACGTCGAAATCCAACCCGACGACCTCGGGCTGCGCGACGCGGGAATCAGCCGCCTGGATACGTTCCGGATCGATGAGTGGGAAAAACGTTTGATCGTCAAAGCGCTCGAACGAACCGCCGGCAGTGTGCCCGAAGCGGCCAAGCTATTGGGGATCAGCCGAGCCACAGCGTATCGCAAGATCACCGAATACGAAATCGACCGCTGA
- a CDS encoding carbon starvation CstA family protein, which yields MSTLLVAVLSMVGFVVAYNTYGRWLAKRLFGLTDDATMPSEECRDDVDFVPTRKSIVFGHHFTSIAGTGPIVGPALAVFWGWLPALLWVVFGSILIGGVHDLAALVISIRNKGQTIGQAAGRLISPRAKVLFLIVLALALSIVLAVFGLVIASIFAIYPESVLSVWIAMPIAVVIGLRYRSGGGLVIPSLVGLAALYVAVYLGAYHLPVDLTPYLPADSLLWTPTVVWTIALLIYAFIASVLPVWLLLQPRDYINSLQLFVALALLLAGLGIASMTGQAQLSDSAPMIASEVPADAPSMFPFLFITIACGACSGFHCLVSSGTTSKQLEKASDAQAVGYGSMLLEGMLAVLVILACSAGVGMGPLNRSVTMVGEGAAARSVVNIERADVSGNQAWREYYRTGADGEPDAGWKKQNLAKKLRAFVDGGANFLSALGLPLRMAIAIMAVLVACFAATTLDTATRLQRYVISELALSAGAKPLANKYVATAIAVGIGLAIAVFAGDSPGKGGLVLWPLFGATNQLLAGLALMVALIFLARRSKPLASVMIPMFVMLLMPAWAITYDLFFNWLPSGNVVLTTFGFSILGLQIWMAIEGLMVWGRCRGVLEQPAETAAG from the coding sequence ATGAGCACTCTCCTCGTCGCCGTCTTGTCGATGGTCGGATTTGTCGTCGCCTACAACACGTATGGCCGTTGGCTGGCCAAGCGTCTGTTCGGGCTGACCGACGACGCCACGATGCCGAGCGAGGAATGCCGCGACGATGTCGATTTCGTCCCGACTCGCAAATCGATCGTGTTCGGTCACCATTTCACCAGCATCGCCGGGACGGGACCGATCGTCGGACCGGCATTGGCCGTGTTTTGGGGCTGGCTGCCGGCGCTGCTGTGGGTGGTGTTCGGGTCCATTCTGATCGGAGGCGTGCATGACTTGGCGGCCCTGGTGATCTCGATCCGCAACAAGGGGCAGACGATCGGACAAGCGGCCGGTCGACTGATTTCTCCACGCGCCAAGGTGCTGTTTTTGATCGTCCTGGCGCTCGCACTCTCGATCGTTTTGGCCGTCTTCGGATTGGTCATCGCCAGTATCTTTGCGATCTACCCCGAATCGGTGCTGAGCGTTTGGATTGCGATGCCGATCGCCGTCGTGATCGGGCTGCGGTATCGCAGCGGCGGCGGATTGGTGATTCCCAGCCTGGTCGGATTGGCCGCGTTGTACGTTGCGGTTTACCTGGGTGCCTATCACTTGCCCGTCGATTTGACGCCCTACCTGCCCGCGGACAGCCTGCTGTGGACGCCGACGGTCGTCTGGACCATCGCGCTGCTGATTTACGCGTTCATCGCCTCGGTGCTTCCCGTTTGGTTGTTGCTGCAGCCGCGGGACTACATCAACAGCCTGCAGTTGTTCGTCGCACTGGCGCTATTGTTGGCCGGTTTGGGCATCGCGTCGATGACCGGTCAAGCACAGTTGTCTGATTCGGCTCCGATGATCGCCAGCGAAGTTCCGGCCGATGCGCCGAGCATGTTCCCGTTCTTGTTCATCACGATCGCCTGCGGAGCCTGCAGCGGGTTTCATTGTCTGGTCAGCAGCGGAACGACCAGCAAGCAGCTCGAAAAAGCGAGCGATGCCCAGGCGGTCGGCTACGGCAGCATGTTGCTCGAAGGCATGTTGGCCGTGCTGGTGATCCTGGCCTGTTCGGCCGGCGTGGGCATGGGGCCGCTCAATCGTAGCGTGACGATGGTGGGCGAAGGAGCCGCGGCCCGGTCCGTCGTCAACATCGAGCGGGCCGATGTGTCGGGAAACCAGGCTTGGCGGGAATACTATCGAACCGGGGCTGACGGAGAGCCGGACGCGGGTTGGAAGAAGCAGAACCTGGCCAAGAAACTTCGGGCCTTCGTCGACGGTGGGGCAAACTTCTTGTCCGCACTCGGCCTGCCGTTACGCATGGCGATTGCGATCATGGCGGTCCTGGTCGCCTGTTTCGCCGCCACGACGCTGGACACCGCCACCCGTCTGCAACGCTACGTGATCAGCGAACTGGCGCTCTCGGCGGGCGCCAAGCCGTTGGCCAACAAATACGTGGCCACCGCGATCGCCGTCGGGATCGGATTGGCCATCGCCGTGTTCGCCGGTGACAGTCCCGGCAAGGGAGGCTTGGTGCTGTGGCCCCTGTTCGGCGCGACCAACCAGCTGTTGGCCGGATTGGCGCTGATGGTCGCGCTGATTTTCTTGGCCCGCCGCAGCAAACCGCTCGCGTCGGTCATGATCCCGATGTTTGTGATGTTGTTGATGCCCGCCTGGGCGATCACCTACGACCTGTTTTTCAACTGGCTGCCGTCCGGCAACGTCGTGCTGACCACGTTCGGGTTCTCGATTCTGGGGCTGCAGATCTGGATGGCCATCGAAGGCCTGATGGTGTGGGGACGCTGCCGAGGTGTCTTGGAACAGCCCGCCGAAACCGCCGCCGGCTAG
- a CDS encoding FAD-dependent oxidoreductase, whose translation MSNEIEKTIIIGSGPAGWSAAIYAARANLNPVVYEGTVKPEMIPLGQLAFTTEVENFAGFPAGDIRSFVESAVDKDRHWNLPPVPAGHERDGKPHYAVQGVELMELMKQQALNFGTRVIGEDIVSVDFSAPVKKLTTSGGATVQAHTVIIATGARANYLGLPSEEDYKNKGVSACAVCDGALPIYRSKPLAVVGGGDSAVEEATYLANLKGADTIYLLVRRDEMRASKVMQDRAINHPNIDIQWNTVVDEVQGDGNLVNNLRVKSTVDDSVRDLKVGGMFVAIGHTPNTSFLEGAVEMNEAGYIQWAKAFRTHTSVAGVFAAGDVADDYYRQAITSAGTGCMAALDAERYLVELE comes from the coding sequence GTGAGCAACGAGATCGAAAAAACCATCATCATCGGCAGCGGCCCTGCCGGCTGGTCCGCCGCCATTTACGCCGCTCGGGCCAACCTGAACCCGGTCGTCTACGAGGGAACCGTCAAGCCGGAGATGATCCCGCTGGGGCAATTGGCGTTCACGACCGAAGTGGAAAACTTTGCGGGTTTTCCGGCCGGTGACATCCGCTCGTTTGTCGAATCGGCCGTCGACAAGGACCGCCACTGGAACTTGCCGCCGGTTCCGGCAGGCCATGAGCGAGACGGCAAGCCGCACTACGCGGTTCAAGGCGTCGAATTGATGGAATTGATGAAACAACAGGCGCTCAACTTCGGGACCCGTGTGATCGGTGAAGACATCGTCAGCGTGGATTTCAGCGCGCCGGTGAAAAAGCTGACCACCAGCGGCGGGGCGACCGTCCAGGCTCACACGGTGATCATCGCCACCGGTGCCCGGGCGAACTACCTGGGACTGCCCAGCGAAGAGGATTACAAGAACAAGGGCGTCAGCGCCTGTGCGGTCTGCGACGGCGCCTTGCCGATCTATCGCAGCAAGCCGCTGGCCGTCGTCGGCGGCGGCGACTCCGCGGTCGAAGAAGCCACCTACTTGGCCAACTTGAAAGGCGCCGACACGATTTACCTGCTGGTGCGACGCGATGAAATGCGGGCCAGCAAGGTCATGCAAGACCGCGCGATCAATCACCCCAACATCGACATCCAGTGGAACACAGTGGTCGACGAAGTCCAGGGCGACGGCAACCTGGTCAATAATCTCCGCGTCAAAAGCACCGTCGACGATTCGGTTCGCGATTTGAAAGTCGGCGGCATGTTTGTCGCCATCGGGCACACGCCCAACACGTCCTTCCTGGAAGGGGCCGTCGAAATGAACGAAGCCGGCTACATCCAATGGGCCAAGGCGTTTCGCACCCACACCTCGGTCGCGGGCGTGTTCGCCGCCGGCGACGTCGCCGACGACTACTACCGCCAAGCGATCACCTCGGCCGGCACCGGCTGCATGGCCGCACTCGACGCCGAACGGTATCTGGTCGAATTGGAGTAG
- a CDS encoding divalent metal cation transporter gives MTDQPTSDSDAPSVSGPPVSEKVLADRKLLLDAQASGKTLSTYVRLSGPGWLQAAITLGGGSLAGALFLGVLGGTSMLWLQLLAITMGVIMLSAISYVTLSTGRRPFEAINNEINPALGWGWIIATAMANIIWCMPQFSLCYDAIDKNLANLAGGDGLGDARSTKIIVTVLLFFAAGFVVLLNTKQGRAAKLFDIVLKSLVGMVVICFFGVVVLLAINGELEFGGILAGFIPDLGQWNNPAGEMTAVVASLGQSEQSYWTGQLVSTQRSVMIAAAATAVGINMTFLLPYSMLARGWDKPFRGLARFDLSTGMAIPYVVVTSCVVIAASFSLHNKIDDSLASNNLATMQESPYYTGVEPILLGRVDHELGPEAAASMSGEEKLQRIAALSVEEKRVALSLVKRNAFQLSGTLEPLLGQSLSNLVFGLGVFGMGFSTIVILMLINGYAFREMAGQPDGAVPFVAGCLVAGLSGATWWYLWDGEAKFWLAIFASTFGMMLLPIAYVTFFLMMNNKRILGAEKPTGGRMLAWNVLMLFAVIGATVAAVSAISEKANDPKSFPVIIGLIVVYGVAVIVGFVKKRGGAIAG, from the coding sequence ATGACCGATCAACCCACCTCTGATTCTGACGCTCCATCCGTGTCTGGCCCCCCAGTCAGCGAAAAAGTGCTCGCCGACCGCAAGCTGTTGCTCGACGCCCAGGCCAGCGGTAAGACGCTGTCAACGTACGTGCGGCTGTCCGGGCCGGGCTGGTTGCAAGCCGCGATCACCCTGGGTGGCGGCTCCTTGGCCGGTGCACTGTTCCTGGGCGTGCTGGGTGGGACCAGCATGCTGTGGCTGCAACTGCTGGCGATCACGATGGGTGTGATCATGCTGTCGGCGATCAGTTACGTGACGCTGTCGACCGGGCGGCGCCCGTTTGAAGCGATCAACAATGAAATCAATCCGGCGTTGGGGTGGGGATGGATCATCGCGACGGCGATGGCGAACATCATTTGGTGCATGCCACAATTCAGTCTCTGTTATGACGCGATCGACAAAAACCTCGCCAACCTGGCCGGAGGCGACGGGCTCGGCGATGCCAGGAGCACCAAGATCATCGTCACCGTCTTGCTCTTTTTCGCCGCCGGATTTGTGGTGCTGCTGAACACCAAACAGGGTCGCGCTGCCAAGCTGTTTGACATCGTGCTCAAATCGTTGGTCGGCATGGTCGTGATCTGCTTCTTCGGCGTCGTGGTGTTGCTGGCCATCAACGGCGAACTTGAATTCGGAGGAATCTTGGCCGGATTCATCCCCGACCTGGGGCAATGGAACAATCCGGCCGGTGAGATGACGGCGGTCGTGGCATCGCTGGGGCAATCCGAGCAATCCTATTGGACGGGCCAACTGGTCAGCACGCAGCGATCGGTGATGATCGCCGCAGCCGCCACCGCGGTCGGGATCAACATGACATTTCTCTTGCCCTATTCGATGCTCGCCCGCGGCTGGGACAAACCGTTCCGCGGATTGGCACGATTCGACCTGTCCACCGGCATGGCCATCCCCTACGTGGTGGTGACCAGTTGCGTCGTGATCGCCGCATCATTTTCGCTGCACAACAAGATCGATGATTCGCTGGCCAGCAATAATCTGGCGACGATGCAAGAAAGCCCGTATTACACCGGCGTCGAACCGATCTTGTTGGGTCGGGTCGATCACGAACTTGGCCCCGAAGCGGCCGCATCGATGTCCGGCGAAGAGAAACTGCAGCGAATCGCCGCGCTCAGCGTGGAAGAAAAACGAGTCGCCTTGTCGCTGGTCAAACGCAATGCGTTTCAATTGTCCGGCACGCTGGAACCCCTGCTCGGTCAATCGCTTTCCAACCTCGTGTTCGGCCTCGGCGTGTTCGGAATGGGTTTCTCCACGATCGTGATCCTGATGCTGATCAACGGTTATGCGTTTCGCGAAATGGCCGGGCAGCCCGACGGGGCGGTCCCGTTTGTCGCCGGTTGTCTGGTCGCGGGACTGAGCGGCGCGACGTGGTGGTATTTGTGGGACGGGGAAGCCAAGTTCTGGCTGGCCATTTTTGCCAGCACGTTCGGCATGATGCTGTTGCCGATCGCCTACGTGACGTTTTTCCTGATGATGAACAACAAACGGATCCTGGGTGCAGAAAAACCGACCGGTGGGCGGATGCTTGCTTGGAATGTGTTGATGTTGTTTGCGGTCATCGGAGCGACCGTGGCGGCCGTGTCGGCGATCAGCGAGAAGGCCAACGATCCGAAATCCTTCCCCGTGATCATCGGGTTGATCGTCGTGTACGGCGTCGCGGTGATCGTCGGTTTCGTCAAGAAACGCGGCGGGGCGATCGCCGGCTAG
- a CDS encoding PQQ-binding-like beta-propeller repeat protein — protein MKNVVTFAAACFTIVSSVGVAEDWPQYRGVAADGKSAESIGRTNWSNGPNVVWKTETPLGFSSFAVADGRLFTVIATDQNEVLLALDATSGDELWREPMGSSQYEQGGGNAGAAGNKGGDGPRSTPSVSDGNVYVYDSYMVLQCFDAKTGNLIWKQDIIKDFAGRNIKWLNASSPIVDGDVVYVSGGGAGQSFLAFNKHDGQLVWKSGDETITHATPSLSTISGEKQLVFFVQSGLVAVDAATGTERWRAKFPFSVSTAASPVVDGNLVYCSAGYGVGAGLFKVQGDGNVDEVWFKANELMNHWSTPIVHNGHLYGIFEFKKYGRAPLQCVELATGEIKWKEYGFGPGNCILVGEKLVVLSDSGEVVIAAAAPDAYQELARADVLSGKCWSTPAYSDGRIYVRSTEEAACIAIGN, from the coding sequence ATGAAAAACGTCGTCACCTTTGCGGCTGCCTGCTTCACCATTGTTTCTTCCGTCGGCGTTGCCGAAGACTGGCCCCAGTACCGTGGCGTTGCCGCCGATGGTAAATCGGCCGAGTCGATCGGCCGGACGAACTGGAGCAACGGTCCAAACGTCGTTTGGAAAACTGAGACTCCGCTCGGCTTCAGCTCCTTCGCCGTCGCAGACGGGCGGTTGTTCACCGTGATCGCGACCGACCAGAACGAAGTGCTGTTGGCGCTCGATGCAACTTCGGGCGACGAACTGTGGCGGGAGCCGATGGGCAGCAGCCAATACGAACAGGGCGGCGGCAACGCCGGGGCGGCGGGTAACAAAGGCGGTGACGGACCACGCTCGACGCCCTCGGTCTCCGACGGCAACGTCTATGTCTACGATTCCTACATGGTGTTGCAGTGCTTCGACGCCAAGACCGGAAACCTGATTTGGAAACAAGACATCATCAAAGACTTTGCCGGCCGCAACATCAAGTGGCTCAATGCCAGCAGCCCCATCGTCGACGGAGACGTGGTCTATGTCAGCGGCGGCGGAGCGGGACAATCTTTCCTCGCATTCAACAAGCACGATGGCCAGCTGGTCTGGAAAAGCGGTGACGAAACCATCACCCACGCGACGCCCTCCCTGTCGACGATCTCAGGCGAAAAACAATTGGTCTTCTTCGTGCAATCCGGTTTGGTCGCAGTCGATGCGGCGACGGGAACGGAACGTTGGCGAGCCAAGTTTCCCTTCAGTGTTTCCACCGCCGCGTCGCCGGTCGTCGATGGCAACTTGGTCTATTGCTCCGCCGGTTACGGCGTCGGCGCCGGACTGTTCAAGGTCCAAGGTGACGGCAACGTCGACGAGGTCTGGTTCAAGGCCAACGAGCTGATGAATCACTGGAGCACCCCGATCGTTCACAACGGACACCTGTACGGGATCTTTGAATTCAAAAAGTACGGCCGTGCACCGCTTCAATGTGTCGAGCTGGCGACCGGCGAGATCAAGTGGAAAGAATACGGATTTGGCCCCGGCAACTGCATCCTGGTCGGTGAAAAGCTGGTCGTGTTGTCGGATTCCGGTGAAGTCGTGATCGCCGCGGCGGCCCCCGACGCGTACCAGGAACTGGCCCGCGCCGACGTGCTCAGCGGCAAGTGCTGGTCGACACCGGCCTACAGCGACGGACGCATCTACGTCCGCAGCACCGAAGAAGCCGCCTGCATCGCGATCGGAAACTGA